From Microcebus murinus isolate Inina unplaced genomic scaffold, M.murinus_Inina_mat1.0 scaf010_hap2_Mmur4.0, whole genome shotgun sequence, a single genomic window includes:
- the CYBC1 gene encoding cytochrome b-245 chaperone 1, translated as MYMQVEMRTSSRLHLKRAPGIRSWSLLVGILSIGLAAAYYSGDSLGWKLFYVAGCLFVAVQNLEDWEEAVFNKSTGKVVLKTFSLYKKLLTLFRAGHDQVVVLLSDIRDVNVEEEKVRYFGRGYSVVLRFATGFSHPLTQSAVMGRRSDVEAVAKLITNFLELHRLESPAELSQSSDSEASDPGNQS; from the exons ATGTACATGCAGGTGGAAATGCGCACCAGCTCCCGCCTCCATCTGAAGAGGGCTCCTGGCATCCGGTCCTGGTCCCTGCTGGTTG gaATCTTGTCCATCGGCCTGGCCGCTGCCTACTACAGTGGAG ATAGTCTGGGCTGGAAGCTGTTCTACGTCGCCGGCTGTCTGTTCGTGGCTGTGCAGAACCTGGAGGACTGGGAG GAAGCCGTCTTCAACAAGAGCACGGGGAAGGTCGTCCTGAAGACGTTCAGCCTCTACAAGAAGCTGCTGACTCTGTTCAGAGCAGGCCACGACCAAG TGGTGGTCCTGCTGAGCGACATCCGGGACGTGAAcgtggaggaggagaaggtccGGTACTTCGGGCGGGGCTACTCGGTGGTGCTGAGGTTCGCCACGGGCTTCTCCCACCCGCTCACCCAGAGCGCCGTCATGGGCCGCCGCAG TGATGTGGAAGCCGTTGCCAAGCTCATCACCAACTTCCTGGAGCTGCACCGCCTGGAGAGCCCGGCAGAGCTGTCTCAGAGCAGCGACAGCGAGGCCAGCGACCCCGGGAACCAGAGCTGA
- the HEXD gene encoding hexosaminidase D produces the protein MSDSTPFEMRFVHLDLKGAPPKVSYLSKVFPLFRALGANGLLIEYEDMFPYEGPLRLLRARYSYSPSEIKEILRLASLNQLEVVPLVQTFGHMEFVLKHAAFAHLREVEPFPNTLNPHEAESLALVGAMIDQILQQHPGAQRLHIGCDEVYYLGEGEASRQWLQQEQNSKAKLCLSHIRAVASHVLARHPNVTPLAWDDMLRDMPEDQLTASGVPQLVEPVLWDYAADLDVPGKVLLMQKYRECGFRQLWAASAFKGASGPSQALTPVEHHLRNHERWLQVAASTPAGSLRGIVLTGWQRHDHFSVLCELLPVGVPSLAACLQLLLHGGFTEDVKLRVENILEGSSVETTDPASEGASSFPGSDILGLVTHFSLHLRSSVDALLERNRYVTGWFSAYHRSRKLIHPVMVQHIRPEALSLLAQWSSLLQRLEAALQLAFYPDAVEEWLEENVHPSLGRLQALLQDLSEAVAPQPPPRGSSWDASQES, from the exons atgtcaGATTCCACGCCATTTGAGATGAGGTTCGTTCACCTGGACCTGAAAGGAGCACCACCGAAGGTCTCGTACCTCTCAAAG gtttTTCCTCTGTTCCGAGCTCTGGGTGCCAATGGCCTGCTCATCGAGTACGAGGACATGTTCCCCTACGAGGGCCCCCTGAGGCTGCTGCGGGCCAGGTACTCCTACAG cccctctgAGATCAAAGAGATCCTGCGCCTGGCCAGCCTGAACCAGCTGGAGGTGGTGCCCTTGGTGCAGACGTTCGGACACATGGAG TTCGTGCTGAAGCACGCGGCCTTCGCCCACCTGCGGGAAGTGGAGCCCTTCCCCAACACCCTGAACCCCCACGAGGCGGAGTCCCTGGCGCTGGTGGGCGCCATGATCGACCAGATCCTGCAGCAGCACCCGGGCGCCCAGCGGCTCCACATCGGCTGTGACGAG GTGTATTACCTGGGTGAGGGGGAAGCCTCCCGACAGTGGCTGCAGCAGGAGCAGAACAGCAAGGCCAAGCTGTGCCTGTCCCACATACGGGCGGTGGCCAGCCACGTGCTGGCCCGGCACCCGAACGTGACACCCCTGGCGTGGGACGACATGCTGCGGGACATGCCCGAGGACCAGCTCACAG CGTCAGGGGTGCCGCAGCTGGTGGAGCCGGTGCTCTGGGACTACGCGGCCGACCTGGACGTGCCTGGCAAGG TGCTGCTCATGCAGAAGTACCGTGAGTGTGGCTTCCGGCAGCTGTGGGCGGCCAGCGCCTTCAAGGGTGCCTCggggcccagccaggccctgaCCCCGGTGGAGCACCACCTCAGGAACCACGAGCGCTGGCTGCAGGTGGCGGCCAGCACGCCGGCGGGCTCGCTGCGGGGCATCGTCCTCACCGGCTGGCAGAG GCATGACCACTTCTCTGTGCTGTGCGAGCTGCTTCCCGTGGGGGTCCCGTCGCTGGCAGCCTGTCTGCAGTTGCTCCTACACG GAGGATTCACTGAAGATGTCAAGCTGAGAGTGGAGAACATTCTCGAGGGTTCGAGCGTGGAGACAACCGATCCTGCAAG TGAGGGGGCCAGCTCCTTCCCCGGCAGCGACATCCTCGGCCTCGTCACGCACTTCAGCCTGCACCTGCGCAGCTCTGTGGACGCACTGCTGGAGAGGAACAG GTACGTGACCGGCTGGTTTAGCGCCTACCACCGCAGTCGGAAGCTCATCCACCCCGTCATGGTGCAGCACATCCGGCCCGAGGCGCTCAG CCTGCTGGCGCAGTGGAGCTCCCTCCTGCAGCGGCTGGAGGCTGCCCTGCAGCTGGCCTTCTACCCCGACGCGGTGGAGGAGTGGCTGGAGGAGAACgtgcaccccagcctggggcGGCTGCAGGCTCTGCTGCAGGACCTGAGTGAGGCGGTGGCTCCGCAGCCCCCACCCAGAGGCTCCAGCTGGGACGCCAGTCAGGAGTCCTGA